The following DNA comes from Mucilaginibacter jinjuensis.
AATGATTGCAGTTTATCATGCCGATAGATCTGGTAAGTATTATAAACAATGGCCTTGTACTGGTTAAATTTGCGCATCATATCCATCGCTAACCTATCAATCGTTTTTTGGATCCAGGTTTCTTCGGCATCAATCATTACCGGTACGCCTGCGGTAAATGCCTTTTGGCAAATGTCCAATACACGGGCTTGTACTTTTTGCCATTCCTGTTCTTCTTCGGCAGTAAGTGTTGCGCCTGTATCCAGTTTCTCCAATAAGCCAAAACGGCCTACGCCTGTAACTTTAAATACAGTGATCGGCACAGCCTTATCGCCGGTTGCACGGTTAATGGTGCGGATAATTTCATCGCGGGTAAAATCGAAAACAGATTCGTCTTCTTCACCTTCGACAGAGTAATCTAAAATAGTACCTACATGGCCGGAAGCCAGTTCCTTAATTACAGCATCGCATTCGGCAATGGTTTCTCCTCCGCAAAATTGTTTAAAAATGGTAGCCTTGATCAGGCTTTTGATCGGCAAGCCAATTTTCATGGCCAGGTTAGTAACCGGTGGCCCAACTTTAACCAGCGTGTTATTATTAATTGCCTTAAACAACCAGTAAGCACGGTCTAAACTACCGTTGGATAGGTGTTTGAAAGCGATCTCAGTATTTTCGAAAGAAAGTAAATTCTTTTTCGGCGCAGCAGCAGTATCATTTAAAGCCATGCTGCAAAGTTAGAAAATGCATTATTATAACTCATTATCCTGCGAATAGTTTATTTTTGCCATCATGATAAATTTTGAGCTCGAAGGCGAATATATTCCCCTTATACAACTGTTAAAGGCCACAAACCTGGTGCAAACCGGCGGCGAAGCCCAAATTGTAGTATCGGAAGGCGAAGTAACCTACAACGGTGAGGTTGATTACCGCAAACGCCTTAAAGTAAAAAAAGGCGACGTTGTTGAGTTTAGAGGTCAGAAAATCACGATTGTTTAACCTATGGATACAGCACAAATACAACCGATAGAAAGCATTGGTTACAATGTTTATTTAAACGATAGCCTTAACGAACTGGTAAATTTTGTTGAGCAAGGCAATTACTCTAAGTTTTTTATCCTTACCGACGAGTTTACAACCGTACACTGCCTGCCGCTTATTGAAGAGAAATTAACAGGTAAAACTTACGACCTGATTGAGATCAGCGCAGGCGAAGAATGCAAAACCATCGACTTTTGCATTGGTGTGTGGAAAATGCTGATTGATTTTGGTGCCGATCGCCGCAGCTTGTTAATTAACGTTGGCGGTGGCGTAGTTACCGATCTGGGTGGCTTTGCAGCCTCGACCTTTAAACGCGGGATTGATTTTGTGAATGTACCTACTACCGTACTTTCGCAGGTTGATGCCTCTGTTGGTGGCAAAACCGGTATCGATATGGATAGTATTAAAAACATCATCGGTACGTTTACCCAACCTAAAGCCGTATTTATAGAGCAGGCCTTTCTGAAAACCCTGCCATCAAGAGAAATATTATCGGGTCTGGCCGAAATGCTGAAACATGGTTTAATTGCCGATGCAGCTTATTGGGAAGCTTTAAAAAACAGCGACCTTTCTATCCCATCAACCGAGCTGATTGCACAATCGGTAGTGATTAAAAATCGCATCGTAATTTCGGACCCGACAGAGAAGAGTCACCGAAAGGCATTGAACTTTGGTCACACGGTTGGTCATGCTGTGGAGACATGGTCTTTAGATCATGACGAGAAAGAGCATTTGACCCACGGTGAAGCTATTGCTATCGGCATGATCTGCGAAGCCTGGCTTTCTGTAAAAAAGAACACCGGTTTAACTGAGTCTGAACTAAATGATACGGTTAAAGTATTGACCCGTTTGTACCCTAAATACGAAATCAAAGATTCGACTTTCCCAGCTTTAATTGAGCTGATGAAAAAGGATAAGAAAAACGAAGGCAATACCATTAACTGTACCCTGTTAAAAGCCATTGGCACTTATAGTATTAACGCGATTTGTACCGAAGACGAGTTGAGCGAAAGTTTAAAATACTACGCAGCTTTGTAATACGTTCAAAACACATTCTTTCTTTTTATAGTTATTATTAGTATGATTCCCCTTAATGCTAAAAATGATGCCGTTGTTGTATTAATCGGTTTGCTGGTTACCTTAACCCTTGCCGAAATGTGGCTCAGCTATCGTGAAAACCGTCATTATTACGAGAAACGCGATACGCTTACCAACATCTATTTAACAACCATTACATTTTTTATCAATCTTGCTGTTAAGGGTTCTACCTTTCTTGTGCTGCAGTACTTTTACCAGTTCAGGCTGTTTGAGATTAGCAACGTATTCTGGTACTGGTTTGTGCTGGTTGTAACGCAGGATTTTTTATACTGGGTGCTGCATTATACCGGCCATTACTGCCGCTTCTTCTGGGCTATGCATGTAACGCACCATTCGTCTGAGCATTTTAACTTTACTACGGGGTTCCGGTCTACCGTGTTCGAGCCTTTGTACCGCGTTTTCTTTTATTTGCCATTGGCTTTGATGGGCTTTAACGCCATAGATATTTTATACGCCTACCTGGTTACCCAATTATACGGCAACCTGGTACACACTCAATACAAGGTTAACCTACCCAAATGGTACGGCTGGATCTTTGTTACACCATCGCATCACCGGGTCCACCATGCATCAAACATCCCCTACCTGGATAAAAACATGGCCATGATGCTCATTATCTGGGACCGCATGTTTGGCACCTTCCAAGATGAGAACCTGCCCGAGCCTATCAAATACGGCCTCACCCACCAACCCGAAGATACCGGTGCAGTCAACATCATTTTCCACGAGTGGAAAGCCCTGGTGCATGACGTAAAAAAAGCACCGGGTATTAAAAACAAACTTGGCTATATGTTTAACCCACCCGGCTGGAGCCACGATGGTAGCACACAAACGGCCAGGGTTTTGCAAAGGGAGTATAAGCAGGAGAAGGCGGCGTAAGTCGAATTAAGCACATTAGTAATCTATATTATTTTTGACTTAGATTCTGATGCCCCAATTCATATCCAAACTATAGCACAATACCTACGAGAAAGGTGAGTTCTCTGACGAGCAGCCCAGAACTTTAGAAGAAACGATTCGTCTTATTAAAACCTTCCCCTGGGATGAGGAAAGGCCGTTAACTGATATTCAACTCACCGGGCCATCGGTTACCATAAAGAATGAAGACAGGGAGTATTTAAAAGTTGGCCTATACTTCAACGGAAAATTCTGCCTGTATTTTTTAGATTATGGCGCCCATGTCTATGAGTACCATTCACCGGATATGGATACTGCTTGCAGTTTAGTGACTGACTACTTTAACGGCAATTTAGACCTACAAAAATTTGATAAGCACCTGCTCGATATTGGTGCCAGCAAACATTTCGAAAGCAAAAGTTTCGATTATACAGTCAGTCATAATACCTTTTATTGGAATTTTTTTGTACTCCTATTTCTATTATTAATCCTAATTTTTAGTTCAACTATTATCTTGACTGCAAAAGACTGTCCGTTATTCTTTCGTATATTTTTTATTGCATTCACCCTATCAATGTTTACCCTTCCATATATTGTACTGAAAACCTATTCAAAATCGAAAAATATGTTCCTTCACCTTTCAAAGGGAAATAACGTTTTTCAATTTGGTGATAATAATGACATTAACACTTATAACAAGGCCGATATTAAGGCTATCACTATCTCAAACGTGAGTAAAAATGATAAATCTCCCATTTACAACATCACATTTAAGGATGATATATCTATCAGGTTTCCGGGGCTGTTGATTCCTTACTACGATTTTCTCAACAAATTTTCCGGGATCGATATTCAATATACACGTAATAAATGGCCGGTATCTTTGTAGATTATCATCTTAAAGCAAATAAAATTTGGTTTGTGTCATGAAATATCGAAAAATAAAAATTTTCTATTGACAATTTAATTTTTAACAGTACATTTACCGCCGTAACACAACAATGAAATACACAGGCGCATATTATTTTGGTTTCTACTTTTACTTTAGCAGTAAGAGCCGGGACTGATATATGCCATAACAAGACATACACAAATCAGAAAAAGTCCCGGCCCAACAGCCGGGACTTTTTTGTTTAACACATTATGGAACAGCAGAAACCACGGGTAGCAATTCAAGGAATAAGGGCATCTTTTCACGAAGAAGCAGCCTTCAAATTCTTTGGCGAAAACATTACAACGATAGAATGCAACTCGTTTAAACAAACATTCGACAAGCTGCAGGCCCGCGAAGCTGACTATGTAGTAATGGCTATCGAAAACAGCATTGCAGGCAGTATTTTGCCTAACTACTCGTTGTTGCTGAGCTACAACTTCCCCGTGGTTGGCGAAATTTATTTGCCTATCCAATTGCACTTAATGGGCTTACCTGGTGTTAAGTTCGAGGATATAAAAACAGCCATGTCGCACCCTATTGCTATCCGTCAGTGTGATGATTTCTTTAACGATCATCCCCAACTGAAAGTGGTTGAAAGCAGCGACACCGCAGCCTGTGCCAAACGTATCCGCGAAGAGCAATTGACTGATACGGTTGCCATTGCCAACTCACTGGCTGCCAAGCTGTACGATTTGCAAATTCTGGAGCGCCGCATCGAATCGAACAAAAAGAATTTTACCCGTTTCCTGATCCTTACCCACCAGGAAAACGCTAAGAATATCCCTGCCAATAAAGCATCGCTTTGTTTTCAGGTAAGCAACGAGGTTGGTTCACTGGCAAAGGTGCTGAATATTTTGGCCGAAGAAGGTGTTAACATGAGCAAGATCCAATCGATGCCGGTACTGGGTAAACGTAACGAATACAACTTTTATGTAGATGTAGAGTGGGAAGATGGCAAAGCTTACGACGCCGCCATTCGCCAGGTGTTAAAGTATACACACAATTTTAACATACTTGGTGAATATAAACGCTTTATAGAGGAGTAAATTTGTGAGTAGTCCGGAAGTCGGTAAGTCCGTGAGTCCGAAAGACAAAAGAAAAAAGTCTGGAAGTCCGGGGTCGGGAAGTCCGAAAGACAAAAATTGCGGACCGAAAGAAAAATTAACATATAGAAATAAACTTCCGGACTTTCGGTCTTACTGACTTCCGGACTAAACAGTAAATATTAAAAAATAACATAAAAAGCTTCCGGACTTACGGTCTTACTGACTTCCGGACTAAAAAAGTATGAAAATCGATCTTAAAATACAGCCATTAAGCACCTGGATTAAACCGGCTAACGAAAATCAACCGCTTTTAATTGCAGGCCCTTGCAGTGCCGAGACTGAAGAACAGTTAGTTGCTACTGCCCAACTTTTAGCTAAAACAGGCAAACTGAGCGCACTGCGTGCAGGTATCTGGAAACCACGTACCCGCCCGGGCGAGTTTGAAGGTATCGGCAGCATTGGTTTAGAGTGGTTAAAAACTGCTAAACAAGAAACAGGCTTGCCAACCGCTGTTGAGGTTGCAACTGCAAAACACGTTGAAGAAGCTTTAAAAGCTGGTGTGGATATCCTTTGGGTAGGTGCACGTTCAACCGCTAACCCTTTTACCGTGCAGGAAATTGCTGATGCTTTAAAAGGTGTTGACGTACCGGTAATGGTTAAAAACCCGGTTAACCCTGATTTAACTTTGTGGATTGGTGCTTTAGAGCGCATCAACAATGCAGGTATCACTAAACTGGCTGCTATTCACCGTGGTTTTTCATCTTACGAGAAATCTGCTTTCCGTAACGAACCAATGTGGGATATGGCTATCAACTTAAAAACACATGCGCCAGATCTGCCTATCATCAACGATCCAAGCCACATTACCGGCAACCGCGATCTGATCCCTTACATCGCTCAAAAAGCTTTGGATATGGATATGCAAGGTTTAATGATCGAATCACACATCGATCCTTCTGTTGCCTGGACTGATGCTAAACAACAAGTTACACCTAAAGCACTGGCCGACTTAATTGACAACCTTACTTTACGTAAACCGGAAGTTAAAAACGCTGACATTAAAGATGCCCTGGCTGAGCTACGTGCCAACATCGATAAAATTGATGACTTAGTGATCCAGAAACTGGCTGAGCGTATGCAGATTGTTGAGAAAATCGGTAACTACAAAAAAGATAACGGTATCACCATTTTACAAGTTAACCGTTGGGACGAGATCCTGAAAAAAGGAGTTCAATACGGCAAAGCTTTGAAACTGGACGAAGATTTTACTGAGAAATTATTAGAACTGATCCACAGCGAATCAATCCGCAAACAAACCGCTATCATGAATGCTGGTACCGGTGTTAAGGAAAATTTAACCCACGCATAATTGCTGATGAAACCAAACATCATACTGCGTAAAAACAGTAAAACGGTAAATACTACAATACAATTAACAGGCTCAAAAAGCGAGTGCAACCGTGCACTCGTTATTGAGGCCTTAAGCCAGGGCCGCGTAAAAGTAACCAACGTTTCTGATGCTGCGGATGCTGTGCTGTTAGCAGGTATCCTGAGGTCCGAGTTGTCAGAGGCCGGAGTACAGAATTCGGAGGCCAGAACTCAGAACTCAGAAAGTGAATCCGGACCTCTGACAACCGATAACCGACAACTGACAACCGTAAACATCGGTCCCGCTGGTACGGCTATGCGCTTCTTGACTGCCTATTACGCAATCAGTGGCGAAGAAGTGATCCTAACCGGAAGCGAGCGCATGAAACAACGCCCAATCGGTATTTTGGTTGATGCTTTGCGCACTTTGGGTGCCAATATTGATTATGTAGAGCAGGACGGTTACCCTCCCCTGCACATCAAAGGCGGCTTTGAGCAAAAGACTGATCTGATTAGCATCCAGGGTAATATCAGCAGTCAGTATATTACTGCTTTGTTACTGATTGCTGCGCGTTTACCGCAAGGTTTAAGACTACAGATTGAAGGTGAATTAACCTCACGCCCGTATGTAGAGATGACTTTGAGCATGCTGCAACAGGCAGGCATCCAGCATCAATGGGAAGATAACGTGATCAGCATTGCTTCGCAAGAATTTGCAGAAACCAGCATCTGGGTTGAACCAGATTGGAGCGCAGCATCGTACTGGTACGCCATTGCGGCCCTGAGCGACGAAGCCGAATTATTTTTACCCGGCTTAACCTCGTACAGCCTGCAAGGCGACAGCGTAATCGGCGAAATTATGGCCAACTTCGGCATCACCTCGCAGTTTAAAGACGGCGGTGTGTATCTGAAAAAAGAGCCTAAGCCAATTGTTCGCAAGATCTTCGATATGATCCAATGCCCCGATCTGGCGCAAACAGTTGTAGTGGTATGTGCAGCTCTTGGCCACGAAGCTACCTTTACCGGACTGGAAACTTTAAAAATTAAAGAAACCGACCGTATAGCAGCTTTACAAAACGAGCTGGGCAAAATGGGTGTTAAACT
Coding sequences within:
- a CDS encoding proline dehydrogenase family protein, translated to MALNDTAAAPKKNLLSFENTEIAFKHLSNGSLDRAYWLFKAINNNTLVKVGPPVTNLAMKIGLPIKSLIKATIFKQFCGGETIAECDAVIKELASGHVGTILDYSVEGEEDESVFDFTRDEIIRTINRATGDKAVPITVFKVTGVGRFGLLEKLDTGATLTAEEEQEWQKVQARVLDICQKAFTAGVPVMIDAEETWIQKTIDRLAMDMMRKFNQYKAIVYNTYQIYRHDKLQSLKDDFKVAKLEGFILGAKLVRGAYMEKERKRAAEMGYPSPIQPNKEATDHDYNEALKFCTDYIEKIAFVAGTHNEDSCLVLTNLMTQKGIPHNHPHVYFSQLLGMSDNLSFNLGSADYNIAKYVPYGPVKAVLPYLFRRAQENTAIAGQMSRELSLILKEKKRRKL
- a CDS encoding RNA-binding S4 domain-containing protein; this encodes MINFELEGEYIPLIQLLKATNLVQTGGEAQIVVSEGEVTYNGEVDYRKRLKVKKGDVVEFRGQKITIV
- the aroB gene encoding 3-dehydroquinate synthase — protein: MDTAQIQPIESIGYNVYLNDSLNELVNFVEQGNYSKFFILTDEFTTVHCLPLIEEKLTGKTYDLIEISAGEECKTIDFCIGVWKMLIDFGADRRSLLINVGGGVVTDLGGFAASTFKRGIDFVNVPTTVLSQVDASVGGKTGIDMDSIKNIIGTFTQPKAVFIEQAFLKTLPSREILSGLAEMLKHGLIADAAYWEALKNSDLSIPSTELIAQSVVIKNRIVISDPTEKSHRKALNFGHTVGHAVETWSLDHDEKEHLTHGEAIAIGMICEAWLSVKKNTGLTESELNDTVKVLTRLYPKYEIKDSTFPALIELMKKDKKNEGNTINCTLLKAIGTYSINAICTEDELSESLKYYAAL
- a CDS encoding sterol desaturase family protein, giving the protein MIPLNAKNDAVVVLIGLLVTLTLAEMWLSYRENRHYYEKRDTLTNIYLTTITFFINLAVKGSTFLVLQYFYQFRLFEISNVFWYWFVLVVTQDFLYWVLHYTGHYCRFFWAMHVTHHSSEHFNFTTGFRSTVFEPLYRVFFYLPLALMGFNAIDILYAYLVTQLYGNLVHTQYKVNLPKWYGWIFVTPSHHRVHHASNIPYLDKNMAMMLIIWDRMFGTFQDENLPEPIKYGLTHQPEDTGAVNIIFHEWKALVHDVKKAPGIKNKLGYMFNPPGWSHDGSTQTARVLQREYKQEKAA
- a CDS encoding prephenate dehydratase: MEQQKPRVAIQGIRASFHEEAAFKFFGENITTIECNSFKQTFDKLQAREADYVVMAIENSIAGSILPNYSLLLSYNFPVVGEIYLPIQLHLMGLPGVKFEDIKTAMSHPIAIRQCDDFFNDHPQLKVVESSDTAACAKRIREEQLTDTVAIANSLAAKLYDLQILERRIESNKKNFTRFLILTHQENAKNIPANKASLCFQVSNEVGSLAKVLNILAEEGVNMSKIQSMPVLGKRNEYNFYVDVEWEDGKAYDAAIRQVLKYTHNFNILGEYKRFIEE
- a CDS encoding chorismate mutase, with product MKIDLKIQPLSTWIKPANENQPLLIAGPCSAETEEQLVATAQLLAKTGKLSALRAGIWKPRTRPGEFEGIGSIGLEWLKTAKQETGLPTAVEVATAKHVEEALKAGVDILWVGARSTANPFTVQEIADALKGVDVPVMVKNPVNPDLTLWIGALERINNAGITKLAAIHRGFSSYEKSAFRNEPMWDMAINLKTHAPDLPIINDPSHITGNRDLIPYIAQKALDMDMQGLMIESHIDPSVAWTDAKQQVTPKALADLIDNLTLRKPEVKNADIKDALAELRANIDKIDDLVIQKLAERMQIVEKIGNYKKDNGITILQVNRWDEILKKGVQYGKALKLDEDFTEKLLELIHSESIRKQTAIMNAGTGVKENLTHA
- the aroA gene encoding 3-phosphoshikimate 1-carboxyvinyltransferase; protein product: MKPNIILRKNSKTVNTTIQLTGSKSECNRALVIEALSQGRVKVTNVSDAADAVLLAGILRSELSEAGVQNSEARTQNSESESGPLTTDNRQLTTVNIGPAGTAMRFLTAYYAISGEEVILTGSERMKQRPIGILVDALRTLGANIDYVEQDGYPPLHIKGGFEQKTDLISIQGNISSQYITALLLIAARLPQGLRLQIEGELTSRPYVEMTLSMLQQAGIQHQWEDNVISIASQEFAETSIWVEPDWSAASYWYAIAALSDEAELFLPGLTSYSLQGDSVIGEIMANFGITSQFKDGGVYLKKEPKPIVRKIFDMIQCPDLAQTVVVVCAALGHEATFTGLETLKIKETDRIAALQNELGKMGVKLIEKGQVYKLDCSEKFIPQKMTIKTYEDHRMAMAFAPLALIIPELEVEEAAVVDKSYPAFWTDLEKAGFEVLDV